In Polyodon spathula isolate WHYD16114869_AA chromosome 11, ASM1765450v1, whole genome shotgun sequence, one genomic interval encodes:
- the LOC121323521 gene encoding osteocrin-like, producing the protein MLGCRWVLVHCLLAATLLHWISGRSPMAEGAPEFLDSVMVRDAGSSAVSGEEKAASDLTTKLLLLDKLVSLENDVMEAKLKRSFPGFSTPLDRLSISTMELKGKQRKVVDPPKRRFGVPIDRLGTNRMVNGRD; encoded by the exons ATGCTGGGTTGCAGATGGGTCCTTGTGCACTGTTTGCTAGCAGCTACACTTCTTCACTGGATCTCAGGCAGGTCACCAATGGCGGAGGGGGCACCGGAG TTTCTGGATTCCGTGATGGTCCGGGACGCGGGCTCCAGCGCTGTATCCGGCGAGGAGAAGGCGGCGAGCGACCTGACCACCAAGCTGCTTCTGCTGGACAAGCTTGTGAGCCTGGAGAATGATGTCATGGAGGCCAAGCTGAAGAGGAGCTTCCCTGGCTTCAGCACGCCACTGGACAGGCTGTCCATCAGCACCATGGAACTGAAGGGCAAACAAAG GAAAGTAGTCGACCCTCCCAAAAGACGCTTTGGTGTGCCGATAGACCGGCTCGGGACGAACCGCATGGTCAATGGCAGGGACTAA